The Anabrus simplex isolate iqAnaSimp1 chromosome 6, ASM4041472v1, whole genome shotgun sequence genome includes the window ATGCATCGGGAGGCATCAGCATGGAAAGAACAGAAATAAGTGAGAATAATCGAATAGATATCACTCATACACCTAATCCTCGTCTATTCTAGGGTAATGAATGCCGATATTTTCGATATCTAGACGTAAAGCTTTTCTGAAAGGTGATCGTCTTTCTCTTTCTAAAGGTTTTATTTTCTGTACCTGTGACTATTCATCTGGACAGCTATTTTGGAGGGGAACTGATAATTGAGGAGTGTCTACTcagaaggtgctatttccacttcagttTTATTTTTTAGCATTTCGTTCACATGCATCCAGTAGTTAAATACTATCGAacgtcatgagcaatccagacctgAAAAATGTAATTCCTTAACATGACTACGTTCcatgtgtttttatttttttcaagttgctttacgtcgcaccgacacagataggtctaatagcgacaatagggacagtaaagggctaggagtgggaaggaaggggccgtgaccctaattaagatacaaccccagcatttgcctggtgtgaaaaatgagaaaccacagaaaaccatcttaagggctgtcgacagtggggttcgaaccaactatctcccgaatacggaatactcgccgcacttaaacgactgtaactatcgagttcggtaatgTGCATTTTATTAGACGCTTCCTCgcgttttcccacaactttcttagggtggaaaaAGCATGTTTTGAACACACACTCCTCAGTTAGTACTCTAAATTGCCAATTGTTTTTGGAGTACTATTGGTTATAAAGGACACTACAGTGTCTGAATAATGCCCAGACAAAGGTAGTTGTAATTTGATATCAAATATAAGTCAAAGGTTTATGGAATTTGAGTACTCTTGAAAACCAAACTGGGTTGGAGGAGAGGAAATAATCTGGGGAACTTTTGTAACACGTTCCTTGTTACAAACTTAGTATTCGTGTATTTAAGAATATTAACTCGAGTGCACATACTGAATCTGTGAAATGGCAGTGGGAAGACAAGCCTTCCGTTCAGGCAGCATCATAGATGGCTGGTCCAGTGTGTAGTAGTAGGTAACTTAACATACTGACGATGCACGTTTGGCTGTTGGTCTTGGACCAGGGAATATATCAAAATGGGAAAATGAAAGTAGTTTTATATGGAAAATAAAAAGCTGCaaactaatatttttaaataatagctGCCTAAGAGAAGTCAAGTGAAATACAGGAGACTTTTTCTATGTGTTGAGCAGATCTGCATAATTACAAAATGGTATGCGGGGCCTTCAGAGTGATGCAACTCTCCTCCTTCCATCTTGAGAACCCACGACCATACTTCACAGATTCCGTGTACAGATTTGAGCGTTTCTAATACTCTCTGCAGTTCAATGATTGTCATTGTGATAAGAAGCAAGTTGCTTTCGAATGAATGGAGAAATAGGGCTATTCGAATTTCtgcgtttcagtttgacgtgcggtacattcggggatctgagaatgtggtcgctgatgggttaagccgaatgttttctgaTGATGTCGATTCTGTTGACCCGGAGGAAGGTCCTTCAGCTTCTATTTCCATACCTCCTAGTATAAATGCTATTTTGACCGATGCCCCGCTGCTATTTCACGATATagcaaaatatcaacgtgaagatccagtgctggctcctattatggaaaccctttcttctggagaacatgttgtcccttatgttttgaggaatggggttctgtgttgcccttagAGGCACGACCAGAAGATgaaattgtggttccagctgttccaGCGCAAACACAGACGAAGGAAACTGCCTAAAAATAAACTTGTGGCCAAACAGCCTATTAAGGGCTGTAAGTCCTGCTAAGGCGTGTGTCGTGTCAGACGTCTGCGGAGATTAAGCGTCTCTTGGACCTCTTGATGACTTTCTCGGTGTTAATGTTTGACTTTTGTAACCAGATTTGTTAATTATTACATCAAAAGCTCCTCACCTGAACACAGGGGCTGCATGAACGTCGTTTCAAATCCCAGAGTAGAATTACAATTCTTGGAGCAGTATGGAATCGAATTCGAGCCCACAGGATGGGAAGACTCTATAAGTAAACCACGAGGCAActgaatttaatatatatatatatatatatatatatatatgtaatatttaatttaatttaatactttatATATATACAATGTGTTtaaaaatggggggcataatttcaggtatgtatttgttatatgtagacaatcaaaatagttcattacaacatgtgtccggaaatgcttcatttccgagttatggcgttcacaacactgaacttcaccggaacgtttttctttcgCAGGTcactgtcattacagaagatgttcaaaatgtccacctcctgcttgaatacagacctcacatcgatgtctcattgacttggttcgaatgtttcctgatcgatggataggtagaggtggcccgattgcttggtctccacgctcatctgatctgaaccctctcgttttctacttgtggggccatttaaaatcatcggtgtattcgtctccggtgcctgatgtgggAACTCaccggaatcgaattgtggcatcgtgtgaggacctgcgcaatactcctggagtttgggatcgtgttcgcaggtcaatgagatatcgatgtgaggtctgtattcaagcaggaggtggatatttttaacttcttctgtaatgacaatgacctgcggaagaaaaacgctCCGGTGAAGTACAGTGTTGTGaactccataactcggaaatgaagcatttccggacacatgttgtaaagcactattttgattgtctacatgtaacaaatacatacctaaAATTaagccccctatttttgaaacactctgtatataatTTTTTCAAGGTGAATGAACAACGCGGTTAGAGGCATCCATAACCAGAATTTGTCAGTGTTCTAACGCATGTCCTCAGCAGTGAGTGAGAAACTACTGAAATAAGCTAAGAGAACCAAAGTAGCCTGCTTTTAAAATGTAGTGGTTGATTTCGATTTGCTCCCTTCCATGCAGGTACTGACCTACGTGGCGGAGATTACGCAGCCTCATCTCCGTGGTATGCTTTCTGCCACTTCATCAATGTGTGTCATCCTTGGTGTCTTTATCCAGTTCTTCATGGGAAACTTCTGGTACTGGAGGACGGTAGCTGCAGTTAACGTGGCCTTCCCAATCCTTGCCATCATCGGGCTGAGTTTCGTACCCGAGTCTCCACACTGGCTAGTCTGTAAGTAGAACTCTTTGAGTTAATGTGGTCTATCAGAGGGTTGTGGCTTTTCAATGGCTGCTCAAAAGAAGCAATGCAAGATCGTAGATACCAATGGTAACAtggaattaaataaaaaataaataaataaataaataaataaataaataaataaataaataaataaataaataaataaataaataaataaataaataaataaagttattgtttctacgttccacaaactacttttgacggttttcgtggacgccaggatcgaacctgccaagttgggtcaggaggccagtgcctcaactcaaccgtctgagccactcagcccggcaataaataaataaataaataaataaataaataaataaataaataaataaataaataaataaataaataaataaataaataaataaataaataaataacgtatggcctccggagagacctgatgCTCATCATTCGATTTGAcaccctgtaggtgacctgcgtgtctgtactgatggagccctacctaaggtgaattctaatgttgaagatggcacagaCACCCAGCCACCGAACTatagtaattaaccaatgaaggtgaaaatccacGAATCTACTGAGTATTGAACCCGGTATCTCTTGGACGAAATATTAGCATGATAATCTGTTAAACGTTAAGTGAAACACTAGTGTTGAAGTAAACAAGAACATGAAAAAGTGACCGTCTTTCGAAGCTTCTACGAATGTACCTCAATGGATATAAATACCCACGGACAATAGAGAGAAATTGTATGTGCTGGGTGTTAACTGGTGGCTTATCGCAGTAATTGCTGCGAACATAGACTAAACTTAAAACTGATGATGAAGGAAGcgtgaggaaagtaacggaaaatatactgaactccagAAGACCATTTTAACATTCATGAATCATTTTAATAAAGTACCCCGCAGTTCACTGTAAATGACTGCGTTTGACTGTCCTATTCATTGAATGATGTTAGTATTTCATTGTTAACTGTTTCTTTTTGTGAAATACACTTCAGTTTCAGGGAACTGACCCTGATATGGTGTAgtatttactatttgctttatgttgcaccgacatgacgctgggataggaaagggctaggtgcggaaagcgtccgtggccgtaagttaggtaccatcccggcatttgccaggagaagtgggaaaccacggaagaccacttcgaggatggctgaggtgttaatcgaaccccctctattcacttgacctccggaggctgagtggaccccatcccagttctcgtacctcttttcaaatttcatggcagagccgggaatcgaatccgtacctccgaggctggcagctaatcacactaacgactacaccacagaggcggactggtgtaGCTACAATTTTAATTCTGACATCCTGACCTACTTTATCAAAACTTTGACCCTGTGCTTTTTCATTGGAAAAGCACCTGTAatgacttctaattttataattttgtcatacggAGCAACAAATTACATTCTGGTGATTTCACAGAGTCGTCTATCTGACTAACATAGAACGGTATGAATATAACAACTTTCAGAGAGCCACACACCGGCGATACAGTTAACTGCACTGATCTAAGCATCATATTCGAATAAATATTTTAAGCAAATACGTAAACAagtagggccgattgcagaaacggtgtttagacaatgtctacggttaaacaattcctaagtatggctgccgtattgcagagatgttatttattacttagacactgtctaaaaccgatgttcaaccggccatgtttaaacactgccgagaacattgtttaacctcaaatgagatgAGTGAagcacaatcagaggttatgtaccatgaaacatgtaggcctattttgtattatcatgttgagacgattccgggaagaaaagttagcccgacggcctctctgtgggtcgcccgctgtgAAATCGGAGAAATAtacggggaggtagagcttaaaataagatttcgcttttcaatAGACTTGATTCTTGAGACTGACAaaatgtcaacttgaatacaattcttggcaaccgatatattttattatacatggggtaatttccatggaattataggtcacttcgatgGAATTACTTGtctcaatcgtcagagggctgtcacatacatcaaccgggagggattcacttatatttattgCCAAGTAAGcaaacataatagtgaaaactaaaaagtaggttgcatgtggtttatatatatataatcgtcgcgctaattcagaaaAGTTTTCGGCAACTGtgagataggaaaagacaagtgatggtgatggtggtgataattgtttaaagaggaggacctcaggccataataacagccctcaccgtaacaatgctataatcaaagctacacttgcccatacggtggcgtgtcgctgTAGTGTCGATAATagtatgagatttaatttccacgaTATTATCTTGAGCaaatcatgctcatgcttagccatatgtgagtaatgtgtaggaagacaaacagctgactggagTTCGGcgacgcaccgacgaatttcattggtggcgacaagcaaagagttgcatgaagtATACTTCTATCttaattttcaaaccaatattgaaactttaaacgatgtctagttaaacaccggctgaacattgtttacgcaatggaagatcgtgctggatttagacgttgtttaggtagaccttgtctaaggcttaaaactagtcatcgtttctgctaTCGGCCCATAAtattctagtaatcctgagatggggACATTTCTTTTGATGTGTAATACATAGGCgttagtattgcggttttctcacaattttgcgttaaATATTCAGATTTTATATATGTACATAGGAACATTACCGTAGACCCGTGTGAAGGTCTTCAAGCTAGGGGAATTACAATGGTAGATTCACCTGTTATCCACAGCCATTATGAATGCCTTTTTCACATAGTTAATATGCTTTTAATACAGAGCGAAGGGGTTCTTTCCCAACCACAGTCAAAATTAGTTACAGTGCAGACGTGTAATACAACAAAAATAACGGTAGCACAAAAGAACAAGAGAACAAGGGATGACACTGAAAAGCATTGCTTCTAACTAATCACAGCCTCCTGACTGTTTATGCTCTCAAATTACTTGGGGTTGTGAAGGTCCACAACTATGGTGTTTGTTGTTATCTActaattgtagtagtagtagtggtggtgaaaATCTAAGGTTCTTCTCAAGGAAGAGAGAAATAATATTTGATCATGACTTCTCTCTTCTCTAGTATCTATTTGACCACTCAAGTTAGCGTCAGTTACCAATTTAAAGGTACTTTAGACTTGGAGGAATGAACAACGATAAAACATTTTTTCCAGCAATAGGAGGAATAGTTTTTACGAGAGGCAAAGTAGGTGAGCGTGACGATTGTTCTATTTCCAATAGTTTCTTTGTCCAAATGTGAGATTCTGGCGTCAATTCAATTCTTTTTAACAATAGTGATGAATTCCCATCAAACATATTTTGTTCACTTGGATACCATATGTGCCAAATTTGTTCATTCTTTTCCAGTGATCACGTGAAAGTGACAGTTTTTAAATTACTTTTCAGCCAAGGGCCGGCTACCGGAAGCAGAGAAGTCCCTGTGCTGGTTACGCGGCTGGGTGGATCCCTCCCACGTGAGAGAGGAGTTTGCTCATCTGGTGGAATCGTTGTCTGCTTCACGCAAGGGTGCTGCTGGTGATAGTAGCAGTGGTAGGGGTAGCTGGAGGAACTACACAAAGCGTACCTTCCTGATGCCCTACCTGCTGGTGTCAGCCTCCTTCTTCTTCGGCCACTTCTCAGGAATGACCACTCTGCAGACGTATGCTGTGACTATCTTCTCCACCCTGGGCGCTCCCATCGACAAGTATTTGGCTACTCTGTACCTCGGGGTGGTGGAGCTGGCGGGGACACTGCTCTGCGTCGTGCTCATTCATTGGACGGGGAAGAGACCCCTCGTCTTCGTCTCTACCATCGGGAATGGTAAGTACCTCAGCCCAAGGCTTCAGTGAGCATTGTCCTATTTAGGTATACTTTTTTTCTTTGAGAAAAAGCATCGCAGTTTGATACCATCGTTGCgtctgcaaaaaccgctatgtgttTTTTTAGAAATACTGATCTGCAGCACATAATATCATCAGGAGCGAAACTTTTTCCGAATACCTCGCACAATATGAAACCTTAAATGacggccaaagttctaaggtaaaatatactttctttctttccttcttttttccttaatccgtttaacatccagggttggttttctcttcaaaatcagcgagggaacccacctctaccgcctcaagggcagtgtcctggagtgtgatattttgcgtcgggggatacagctggagaggaggaccagtacctcgcccaggcggcctcacctgctatgctgaacaggggctttgtggggataGGGATGAGTGAGAAGataggaaggaatagacaaggaaaagggaaggaagtggccgtggccttcaattaggtactatcctggcattgggggagaattgggaaaccacggaaaaccacttcaggtatggctgagatgggaatcgaacccctccctgTCTTTACGcagctgacatcccgaggctgagtggtccccgtttgagccctcgtaccacttttgaaattttgtggcagagccggtctccgggggtggcagctaatgacactaaccactacaccacagaggcggacgacgatATACTTAACGTGCACAATTTAACTAAATTGATATTACCATACGTCTATGGAAAAGTTGTATACCAGGAGCTGAATAGTTCCGAGATGAAAGAAATATTAGCCTACTGGTGGCTATTCGACGTGGTTAGTTCTGTGGAGACTTTCCAGTTTCAgacaaaaaataacaataattacaCACGCACGCAAGGAAGAAGACCTGCACTTAAATGCctcacgaataaataaataaataaataaataaataaataaataaataaataaataaatattttaaaagggcataacgacgaactatacacccacgCAGAGAAGATTACtgataccatccggaaaagaagaattatcatttatgaatgaatgaaatacaTTTTATAATATATTACCATTTAAAGCGGTCTTTCTACTAAATTCTTAATCCAGATAATCTCTATTTTATTCCGTAACATTTCATATCTGTATTTCTCGTGCATTAGACACGATAGACTAATGACTCCTACATTATTAAAACAGACTTTGAACGCTGAAACATCAAACGCTTTCAAAAATCAGGAAATATATACGGGATGACttttcaggaagggcatcgggctttAAACTGCTTGCCAAATCTCttatgagcctgggtggctccagtgatccTAGACATACCTAGAATATGCTGGTTTAATCAGGAAATATATCCGaatataattaatgaattaatcTCTTCATGTTTATTTATTCTTATGTTAGGATAAACGAGATCATGGTGCACAGTGAGACAATGAGTTTTTGTTACAGGTATTTGTTTCGTCGTGGTGGCGACCTACGCCTTCGTGCTGCGGGACTCCGAGCTGACGGCCGATAACCCGTACTCATGGGTACCCATGACGTTCCTTCTGGGAGCAGCTTTCCTCTCACACTTCTGTATCCGCCTACTGCCCTGGGTCCTCATAGGCGAAGTGTATCCTGCAGAGGTGCGAGGGGTCGCAAGTGGAGCCTCCGGGTCGGTGGGCTACATCTTCGGCTTTGCTGCCAACAAGATGTACTTCCACATGCTGGGCGGCCTCACTCTGTATGGCACCTTCTGGTTCTATGGTGCCGTCAGCTTCTTGGGCTGCATCTTCCTCTATCTACTCTTGCCCGAAACAGAAGGCAGAACTCTACATGAAATAGAACAGCACTTTTCTGGGGCACACGATCTACTCAACGAGAAGAAGGTCATCCACGTGGCTCCTGCAGACATCCCCATCACGGACAAGTACGCTGCAGCCAATCCCGCGCTAGTCTTAGAGGACGTTGAGTCTCACCTGTGACATCGTCTGTGTAGTAGACCGGTCTCGAATGCCGGGGAGAAAAATTTAAGGCTCAGATTGAGAACGTTCAGACTACACGTTGACTTATGATATCGATTTGTAAATTTGTCAAACTTGTTAACTGTGTTCTGTTACAAAGCTCGGAGAACTAAAGGGAATGTGTTGAGGGATGTCAGGGAGATGGCAGAAGAACTAGCCGTCAGTTTATGCGTGGTCTACGATTTTATACCCACGAATATTACGAATCTTTTTCATGCAAGAAATGCTTCGTGAAGGTGATTTTCTTATAATGCATCAGCTCAGAAATATGCGgatatgaagaatatattctcctAATTTTTCATCATTTTGGTATGGAACTGAGATAAAAATGTTTGAAACCTCTGGTGTTCCAAATGTTTCACTACTTCTTGAAGAATGCCAGTGATAAGCATGATATTAATGTAGAACTGCAGCCGTAGTAATGGGCACGTCTAAATCGAAATCGGAAGACATTCAGAGCCGTGTCGAAAATGTTCACTTTAAATAACACTAGTTAATTTGTTGACATAGCAATATACGAGTGTCGTGCCCTAAAAGAAATTTAAAGCATATATTTCTACATTGTACAACATTAAGTGAACATAAAACCGTGAATTATGTATGCCATGATTACAAGATTAATTTTAATGGTCATCTCCATGGCGATTGAGACATTCGTCTAAGCCTAATTCCCCGATGTCCTCTGAGAGCTCAGGCAAATTAATCCCGCCGTCTTGACGTCATTGTCTCTTGAATAGGTATGGCCATAGAGATGTCTCTTCAAAGATGAAAGGAAGTGACCATCATTTAACGTTGCTCTCTCTTCGAACTGTCATTCAGCTAATTCGATATTCGATGCAGAATGTTGGTACAATAGAACGACTCATAACGTCGTCTTCATAGATTGATGAAAAATTTCTTCAGCTGATATTCGTTTCTGGCATTCAGAAATGGAATGCCACCACGAACATGTCATTTGGACCACTCTTTGAACCGGATGCGAATaatgttgacagctgtcatctgagTACCACCGAGATCAAAGAAGTATTCTGTGGTTGTTCTGAGCATTCTGGCCATAACTGTACATATTGTACATTCTTTGGAAAATTACTTCTTGTAATTTTTGTAATTTATGCCATCTAAActacttaaaaacaggaaacacTCAACGATAACTGGCCTCTTCTTCTTCAGCAAGAGAAAATAAAAATTGGAACATTCTGTCGacaatttaaatgttgtgttttgTTTGAAATTTACTGTGACAGTATGGAATAAGAAAAATTAAACATTGTGAAGTAGAATTTGTGCAGGCACCAAACAATATTTATGGTATACTGTAGGTATCACTCGGTTGATAGAATTAATAGTGAGAGTTCAGAATAATCCCAAGGAACCTGACTTTATATTTAGTGACTGTCACCAGTCATAACATACATCAGAAAACATTTGGAAATGTCCTGTTATTTCTTACTCCAGAGTCCAACTCAAATATAAGAACTTCCGACGTAACATTCACATTGTTAAGCATTATTAAAGTTGTATTTATTTGAGCTCTCTCTGAAAGACCGAGAAAAGCTTGTTTCTGAAGTAATTCACACGACATTAGTTCAGAGTCGTTTGTAATACTTAGGATATCGGTATTCGCCTCCTCTCGTTTGTGTGTTGATGTCAAAGGTGATGATAGTGTCTGGAGTGCATCCATATGAATTATGGTTTGTCAGATGGTGAAACTAGAGCCTGCAGTAGGAATATAGGCAAAAATTCACTATTAAACACGTGTGTGACATAAAATTGACATAGTGATTTTAAACGAATCATCTGTACGGATATAGTAGAGGATAAAACGTGCCTCAGATTCTCTTGTTGAACCTGGACTTCACTTAGTTCCTAAATACTGTTGAATTATTTTGAAGGA containing:
- the LOC136876261 gene encoding facilitated trehalose transporter Tret1, producing the protein MTTAAQHLANGQATGKDEKEKGAMDPHKIKAFRTALPQILAVSAKNILLLGYGMTLGFPTIVIPNIQHNSNSTDVLRLSVEEISWFSSINLICVPLGCLVSGAVTQPLGRKKAMIFINLPFVAAWLMFHYAESLALLYCALALTGFSGGLLEAPVLTYVAEITQPHLRGMLSATSSMCVILGVFIQFFMGNFWYWRTVAAVNVAFPILAIIGLSFVPESPHWLVSKGRLPEAEKSLCWLRGWVDPSHVREEFAHLVESLSASRKGAAGDSSSGRGSWRNYTKRTFLMPYLLVSASFFFGHFSGMTTLQTYAVTIFSTLGAPIDKYLATLYLGVVELAGTLLCVVLIHWTGKRPLVFVSTIGNGICFVVVATYAFVLRDSELTADNPYSWVPMTFLLGAAFLSHFCIRLLPWVLIGEVYPAEVRGVASGASGSVGYIFGFAANKMYFHMLGGLTLYGTFWFYGAVSFLGCIFLYLLLPETEGRTLHEIEQHFSGAHDLLNEKKVIHVAPADIPITDKYAAANPALVLEDVESHL